One genomic region from Microcella humidisoli encodes:
- a CDS encoding glucosamine-6-phosphate deaminase, translating to MTEVVIVPNPAAGGALVADAIVALVQRRPDAVLGLATGSSPLPVYEALRPHAALLRDVRGFALDEYVGLPAGHPQSYRAVIEREVIGPLGLDPARVRVPGDDLPATGADHETSLAEAGERYEAAIAAARGVDLQLLGIGATGHIGFNEPGSSFASRTRVKTLTEQTRRDNARFFTAPDEVPLHCITQGLGTILAARHLVLLAFGAAKAEALAAAVEGPVTSSLPGSAIQLHGRVTVVVDDAAASALRFADYYRHAWAHKPAWQGL from the coding sequence ATGACCGAGGTCGTCATCGTTCCGAACCCCGCTGCGGGCGGGGCGCTCGTCGCCGACGCGATCGTCGCGCTCGTGCAGCGGCGCCCGGATGCCGTGCTCGGGCTCGCCACCGGATCCAGCCCCCTGCCCGTGTACGAGGCCCTGCGTCCGCACGCGGCGCTGCTGCGCGACGTGCGCGGCTTCGCCCTCGACGAGTACGTGGGGCTGCCGGCGGGGCATCCCCAGTCGTACCGCGCGGTCATCGAGCGCGAGGTGATCGGTCCGCTCGGCCTCGACCCCGCGCGCGTGCGCGTGCCGGGCGACGATCTCCCCGCGACCGGGGCCGACCACGAGACCTCGCTCGCCGAGGCGGGAGAGCGTTACGAGGCCGCGATCGCGGCGGCGCGCGGCGTCGACCTGCAGCTGCTCGGCATCGGCGCAACGGGCCACATCGGCTTCAACGAGCCCGGGTCGTCGTTCGCCTCGCGCACGCGCGTCAAGACCCTCACCGAGCAGACGCGCCGCGACAACGCGCGCTTCTTCACCGCGCCCGATGAGGTGCCGCTGCACTGCATCACGCAGGGCCTCGGCACGATCCTCGCCGCCCGGCACCTCGTGCTGCTCGCCTTCGGGGCGGCGAAGGCCGAGGCGCTCGCGGCCGCGGTCGAAGGGCCCGTCACCTCGTCGCTGCCCGGCTCAGCCATCCAGCTGCACGGGCGCGTCACGGTCGTCGTCGACGACGCCGCCGCCTCGGCGCTGCGCTTCGCCGACTACTACCGGCACGCCTGGGCGCACAAGCCCGCGTGGCAGGGGCTCTGA
- a CDS encoding ROK family protein — protein sequence MSALRLGVDIGGTKVHAVALDDAGAVVAEARLPTGFGAEAVVASAHAAVVQLTEHLGVAPSALTSIGVGVPGRVDPATGHVAHAVNLGLDSLDLGALLASRLGRAVVVENDVNAAALGAFHLLGDPRLRSMAYLNLGTGLAAGLVLDGRVWRGSRGVAGEIGHIPVDPQGELCRCGQRGCLETLASGSALARLWPQGAGAPASALFAAAGAGDEQAAAVAERLVGNVAAAVRILVLAVDVDAVVIGGGLSSLGDRLLGQVRARLDADARTSPFLASLALAERVLLVPAGSPVGAVGAALVGAPSAEVVGV from the coding sequence GTGAGCGCCCTGCGGCTCGGCGTCGACATCGGCGGCACCAAGGTGCACGCCGTCGCGCTCGACGATGCGGGCGCGGTCGTCGCCGAGGCCCGCCTGCCCACGGGTTTCGGAGCAGAGGCGGTCGTCGCGAGCGCGCACGCCGCCGTCGTGCAGCTCACCGAGCACCTCGGGGTCGCCCCGAGCGCCCTCACCTCGATCGGCGTCGGCGTGCCGGGCCGTGTCGACCCCGCGACGGGGCATGTCGCGCACGCGGTCAACCTGGGGCTCGACTCGCTCGACCTCGGCGCCCTGCTCGCCTCCCGGCTCGGCCGTGCGGTCGTCGTCGAGAACGACGTCAATGCTGCGGCGCTCGGTGCGTTCCACCTGCTCGGCGACCCGCGGCTGCGCTCGATGGCCTACCTCAATCTCGGCACCGGACTCGCGGCGGGTCTCGTGCTCGACGGCCGGGTGTGGCGCGGCTCGCGCGGCGTGGCCGGCGAGATCGGGCACATTCCCGTCGACCCGCAGGGGGAGCTGTGCCGGTGCGGCCAGCGCGGCTGCCTCGAGACCCTGGCCTCGGGCTCGGCGCTTGCGCGGCTGTGGCCGCAGGGCGCCGGCGCCCCGGCGAGCGCGCTCTTCGCGGCGGCCGGGGCCGGAGACGAGCAGGCGGCCGCCGTGGCCGAGCGGCTCGTCGGCAACGTGGCGGCGGCGGTGCGCATCCTGGTGCTCGCTGTCGACGTCGACGCGGTCGTCATCGGGGGAGGCCTGAGCTCTCTCGGCGATCGACTGCTCGGGCAGGTGCGCGCGCGGCTCGACGCCGACGCGCGCACCTCGCCCTTCCTCGCCTCGCTCGCGCTCGCCGAGCGCGTGCTGCTCGTGCCGGCCGGCAGCCCGGTGGGCGCCGTGGGCGCCGCACTCGTGGGGGCGCCGAGCGCCGAGGTGGTCGGCGTATGA